GCAGCGCATCTTGCAATCGCGCTCGGCGGTCTACCCGCTGACCGCCATGGCGCGCTTATCAGCGCAGGGCTGGCCGCACTCTGGCTGATCTCGGCCGGCTTGTTTCGGGCCGCGGCATCGCGGCGGAGCTCCGGCGACGAGGATCGAGGCGGTCGCGCGTGACGCCCGCCAGGTCCGGTCGCCCAGGGACCGGACCCTAATGATGGCCCGGTCCCTGGTCCTGCAGCTGGTTGCCGGGCGCGCCGACCTCGCCCGCGGGCAGCACGATCGCGACGTTCTGCATCATGCCCTGATCCTCGTGATCGAGGATGTGACAGTGGAGCACGAATTCGCCGATGTAGCGCTGATAGCGGGTGCGCACGGTGATCGTGTAGACGCCGCCTGCCTTGCCGACGCTGGAGCCGGGCAGCAGGCTCTTGATCATGAGCGTGTCCTTCCAGACACCTTTCAGCCCCGGATATTGCGGGTCGGCCGGCTTGCCGCCGATGTCGTCGACTGCGCCGGGCACGCTCACGTCCTTGCCGTTGGGATCGAGGATCGAGACGATCTGGAACGGATTGACGTGAATGTGGAAGGGGTGGCTGACGAATTGCGATTGCAGCGACCATTGCTCGACCGCGCCCAGGTTGAGCTGGCGGTCGACCCGGTTCGGATCGTAGGGACGCGGCTCATAATCCTGGCTGCCGACCTCGAACATCGTGCTCTGGGTGCTGACGTCGATGTTGAAGGTGAGGTTCTGGTAGCCCGTCACCTCCTTGTCGCCGACATCGGGGTGCGGGACGAACCGCGAAAAGCGTAGGTCGGCGGCGAGATCGGCGATGACGCCGTCCCGCACGTCGGGGGGCATCAGGCGCCGCGCGCGGTCGATCAGCGCCTTCTGCACGTAACCCCGGATGTCACCGCCGGTGGCCGTGCCGGGGCGGACCGAGACGATGCCGAGCAGACGCTGCGGCACGTCGTCATTGCCGACGCTGCCGGCTTCGGGAGTCTCGATGTCCAACGCGCAATAGTCGCGGGACTCCGGCAGCGTAACGAGCGCGTCGAAGCGATAGCCGGGCTGGAACGTCGCGAGTCTGGTCTCCTGCGCCGCCGCCATGGTCAACCCGTCGGCCGCGACCAGTTGGTAGGGCACCGGCGCGCCGGTGCAGTTCTGCTTCACCCAGGCGTCCATCTGCGGCGCGGCGAGACGGTCCGGCCGAGCCACGCCGGGTTTCAGGGCACGGAATTGCAGGGCGATGGTGTCGCGGACGCCGCCATGGATCATCCGCCAGCGCTGGATCTCGCCCTGCGCGGCGGCGATGGTCGGCAGCACTTCGCCGTTGATGCTGGTGAAACGGCCGGATGCGGCCCAGCTGCCCGGCCCGAAGGGCGCATAGCTCTCGATCCGTCCAGCCTGTCCGGCAGGGCAATCATAGGTCTCGTTGGCCTTGGTGTCGCGCTGGGCTGGATCATTCAGGCAATAATATTGGATCTGCTGAAAGACGAGGACCTGCTCCTTCATGTCCCTGAGCAGCGTATCAAGGTCGCCGTTCGCCTGTGATGTCGGGGGCCGGTCGCCGCGAATGATCAGCGCGCCGGCCATGCCGCTCGACACCTGCAGCGCGGTCGAGCCGTGGCGATGGGTATGGTACCAGAAGGTGCCCGCCGGATGATCGGCCGGGATGTTGTATTCATATTGGAATTTGACGCCGGGGTTGATCGACAGCAGCACGTTGTCGCCGTTGCCGGACGGGTTCACCCACAGGCCGTGGCTGTGCAGATTGGTGCCGTTGAAGCAGTGCGGAATGTTGATGTGGTGGTCGCCGGTGGCGCAGCTCGCATCGGCCGGCAATCGGTTGTTGAGCGCGATCCGTACCGTTTCCCCCGGCGCGGCGACGATCATCGGCGACACGAACGCTGCGCGAGGCGGCGGCGGCGGATCGGTCGGATCGGCGTAGGCGCGCAGATGTACCTTGTCCCATGCCCCGGTCGCCGGGTTGAAGATCTCGCCGTCGCGGTAGACGATGTCGAGGTTGAGCAGCCGCTCCTTGCCGCCGGCGAGGCCGGGCTGCGACAACAGCAATTTGGACGGCGCGTCCGGCGCGGCACCGAGCTCAGGCGGATTGACGACGAGGCGATCGTCGTCCTGCGCCGCGGCCGGCGCCCCCCAGGCAAAAGCGCAGGCGGCGGCGCCTGCAAGCCAGAGACATGCGCGTTGCTTGACCATGATTCCCCCCTGCCCTGGCGGCGATCGGCAGCCGGGCCGGGGCAAGATAGACGACGAAGGCGCCTGCCAAGAATAAGGGGATTGGTCCGAAACAGAGCAGATCGTCGGCCGCAGAGCCGAAGAGATCAGGCGAGCGCGGCGCGGGCCGCGATCAGGGCGTCGGCGCCTGCGGCGATCGTCTCCGGCTTCTTGGCGAAGCACAAACGGATGATGCTGGTCACCGGATCCTCGGCGTAGAAAGGCGACAGCGGGATCGCCGCGACCCGGAAGTCGCGGACGATCCGATCGCAGAAGCTCGCATCGTCGAGCGCGATGCCGGAGGCGGGCAGGTCGACGCAGACGAAGTAGGTGCCCTCCGCCGGAAGCAGGCTGAAGCCGCCGGCGGTCAATCGGGCGACGAGGTCGTCACGCGACGCGGCGAAGGTCCGGCGCATCGTCTCGAAGGTCGTCATGTCCTTGCCAAGGCCGTAGCCAACCGCCGCCTGGAGATTGGGCGGCGTCGCATAGGCAAGGAACTGGTGCGCCTTGGAGATCGGCACGGCGAGATCGGGCGGTGCCACGATCCAGCCGACCTTCCAGCCGGTCAGCGAAAAGATCTTGCCCGCGGAACCGACCTTCACCGTGCGCTCCGCCATGCCCGGCAGCGACGCCAGTGGCCGCAGTGTGCGGCCGTCGAAGACGACATGTTCCCACACCTCGTCCGTCAGCGCGACCGCATCGTGGCGCACGCAGGCTGCGGCAAGCAGGCCGAGTTCGGTCTCGTCGAACACCCGCGCACTCGGATTGTGAGGGTTGTTGAAGATGACCAGGCGGGTGCGCGGCGTGAAGGCAGCCGCCAGCGCCGCTTCCGTGATCCGCCAATCGGGCGGTGCCAGACGGATGAAGCGGGGAACCCCGCCGGCGCGCAGCACCATCGGCAGATAGGCATCGTAGAGCGGCTGGAAGAGCAAAACCTCGTCGCCCGGCTCCACCAAGGCTAGGATCGCCGCCGCCAGCGCCTCGGTCGCACCGGAGGTCACGGTGACGTCGGCTGGCGCAATCTCCAGCCGCTGATGGGCGCGATAGTGCGTCGCAACCGCTTCGCGCAGCATCGGCAGGCCGAGCATCGGCGCATATTGATTGGACTCGTGCAACAGCGCGTCGGCGGCGCGGCCGACGACATCGTCCGGCCAGCCGAAATCGGGAAAGCCCTGGCCGAGATTGACCGCGCCGTGTTCGACGGCGAGCGTCGACATCGCGGCGAAGATCGAGGTCGGCGTGTTGGCGAACAGCGGATTCATCAGGTTCCCCGGCCTGGCGGCCGCGTCAGAGCCGCTCGAGCAGCGCCATCGCGGCGGCGGGCGCACGCTCCTTGGCGCCGTTGATCATGAACACGTAGACATCGCGCGGCCCTGCCGCCGGCTCCTTGGCGCTGTAGGGATAATCGGGCGGACAGGTGCCGCCGGCCCAGCCCCGCGCCACCTCGGCCCAGCGATCGAGCTCCGCCGGCGCATAACCCTGCGGTTCGTCGCTGCGGGCGCCGAGCAGGCGGGCGTAGACGAGGTCGCCGCTGAGATCGGGAACGCAGGGGAATTCCTCGCCGTCCCCGAACACGATCGCGACTCCGGCCTCCCGCATCATCGCGACGAAGGCGGGATCGCGGAAGCTCTCGTGGCGCGGCTCCACGGCGTGCTGCAAGGTAACGCCGGCGACCTTGCGCGGCAGCAGATCGAGAAAGGCACGGAAATCGTCCGGATCGAATTTCTTGGTCGCCATCAGCTGCCAGACGATCGGACCGAGCTTGTCGCCCAATTCGGTGAAGCCCTGATTGCAGAAGCGCTCGATGCCCTCGCCGCTCTCGCCGAGCACGCGGCGATTGCTGCAATAACGCGAGCCCTTCAGCGCGAACTTGAAGCCGTCGGGCACCGCCTTGGCCCACTTCTCGTACGACGCCGGCGACTGCAACTTGTAATAGGTGGCGTTGATCTCGATCGCGGTGACGTGCTGCGCCGCATATTCGAGCTGCTTCGTCTTGGCGAGTTTGGGGGGATAGAAGGTCTCGCGCCAGGGCTCGTAGTCCCAACCGCCTATGCCCACCCGGATCGTGCCTGCGCTCATCCTGCCTTGCTACCCCGCCGGCCGGCATCGCTCAACCCGCGCTTGATCGTAACGCACGGCGACGCCACAGCGCAGGGGAACACGGGAAAAGGGTTCGGCATGAAGATCGACCGGCGAGGCGCAATGGCATTGGGAATGGCGGGATTGGCAGCGGCAGGAACCGCCCGTGCGCAGGGGGGCAGCGATCGCCGCCCGCCCGATCCGGGCGAGACGATCCACTTGTGGCCGAACGGCGCGCCGGGTGAAGACCGCGTGACCGTCACTCCGGAGGTGACCGAGCGCAGCACCTCCCCCGATTATCACGATCGCTTCGCCGCCTACACCCGCGACCCGCGGATGATGGTCTATCGGCCCGCCAAGCCGAACGGCGCTGCGATGCTGCTGATCCCCGGCGGCGGCTATCGCTATTCGGTGCTCGACAAGGAAGGAACCGAGATCGCGCTGCCGTTCAGCAAGGCGGGCATCACCTGTTTCGTGCTGCTCTACCGCCTGCCCGCCGATGGCTGGACCGCCGGCCACGACGCGCCGCTGCAGGATGCGCAGCGCGCGCTCCGCATCATCCGCGGCCGCGCCGCCGAATTCGGCATCGATCCGAAGCGGGTGGGCGTGCTCGGCGCCTCCGCCGGCGGTCACCTCGCCGCCTGGCTGTCCACGGGCGCGCATTACCAGGTCTATCAGCCCGTGGATCGGCTCGACACCGTCTCCGCCAAACCCGATTTCTCGCTGCTCCTCTATCCGGTGATCGCCATGGCAGAGCCGCACGTCCATGCCGGCTCGCGCAAGGAGCTGCTCGGGGCGTCACCAACGCCGCAGCAGATCGCCGCTTACTCGCCCTATCTGCAGGTACGCGCCGACACCCCGCCGGCCTTCCTCGTCCATGCCTATGACGATGGCGGCGTGCCGATCGAGAACAGCTTCCTGTACGCGGCTGCGCTTCGGGCCGCCAAGGTCCCAGTGGAAACCCATTATTTCGAGGAAGGCGGGCACGGCTTCGGCATCCGCCAGACCAAGGACCTTCCCGCCGCCGCCTGGCCCGACCTGTTCCTGGCCTGGGCGGCACGCAGGGGCTATCTGGGCGCAAGCACCTCGGCCAGAGCGCGCTGAAAGCGCGCAGGGTCCTCAACCTGCGGTGAGTGTCCGAGCCCGTCCAGACGGACGAGGCGGGCGCCGGGGATGTGCTTCACCGCATCCTCCGCCGCCTGCGGTACAGTGCGGACCTGTGCCGGATCCGGTGCGGTGCCGCCGCGAAAGGCGGTGAGGTCGCGCTGGCCGATGATCAGCGCCGTCGGCATCGTCAGCCGCGGCAGCTCCGCCGCCACCGGTTGGGTCTGGATCATGTCGGACAGCCGCGCCTGTGCCTCGCGGACGATGTCGCCGTTCGGGCTCGCATATTGGCCGGCGAGCATCGCCACCCAGCGATCATAGGCCGGCCGCCATTCGCCATGGTAATAATTGCGCAGCTGATAGGCCTTGATCGATCTGGCGTCGGTCTTCGCCTCTTCCGCACGCAGCGTACCGAGATCGGCATAAGGCACGCCTTCGGCGAGCGTATCGTTGAGCCCCAGCGGATTGACCAGCACCAGCTGCGACACACGGTCCGGGTGCAGCAGGGCGAAGCGCACCGCCAGCATGCCGCCGGTCGAATGCCCGATCAGGGTGACGGCGCCGGCCCCGGCGCGATCGAGCAGTCGCCTGGTCAGCTCGGCGAGGCTGTGGAAGCTATATTGGTAGCCGGCGGGCTTCGAGGATTTGCAGAAGCCGATCTGATCGGGAACGATCACCCGGTAGCCGGTGGCGGCCAGCGCGCGGGCCGTCTCTCCCCAGGTCGCGGCACAGAAATTCTTGCCGTGGAGAAGCACGATGGTGCGCCCGTTCGCCGCGGCGGTCGGCGCGACGTCCAAATAGGCCATGCGCACCGCGCCGCCCTGCGATTCCGTGTCGAACCAGCGTACCGGATAGGGATAATCGAAATGCTCGAGATTGGCCCCGAGCGTCTCGGCCGCTGCCGGGCTGGCCGCGAGGGCGGCGGCGATCAGGAGCGGAACTCGTTTCAAGGCGATCTTCCTTCGGTCATGATGTTCGGCAGCCGTCCAACGCGCCGCCGCCTAGACGGTCGCACATCCTTATGACAACGGTTACCGTCGAGGCTAATTTGGTGACCAATCGAGGAGAGACGCATGCTGATCCTGGCACTCGCGCTGGCGGCAGCGCCGCCGATGGTGGTGATCGACGAACGCAAGGTCGTGCGCGAGGAAGCGCCGCCGCACGGCGCGATCGGGATGAGCACGGCCTACCGGATCAGCGACGCCGCACCGGCGCGCAAGATGGAGTTCAGGAAGCGCGTCCTTCACAAGGGCGCCGCGATCGGGCTCCACCCGATCGCGCATGACGAAGTCTATTACGTCCTCTCCGGCGAGGGCGAGGTCGAATCGGACGGGGTCAAGGCGCGGCTGATCCCGGGGATGACCGCCTATCTGTACGACGGCGCCAATGTCGGTATTCGCCAGTTGGGCGACGCGCCGCTGGCGCTGATCGTCTCCTACCCGCTCGAGCAGAGAACGGCCGCGCCGAAGCCGTAGCCGTCCTCTGGTCAGCGCTGCGTGCCGAGCGCGCCCATCAGCTTGACCATGTTGGCCATGTAGGTGGCGGTGGAGATGCCGGTCACCGGATGGTCGGTCGTGTAGGGCGACGTGTCGGTGTCGTCGCCGACATGGGTCGAGCGGAAGTCGCCGGGCGCGGGCGTCGCTGAACCGTCGCCCTTATACGGGTTGCTCGTCGCCTTGAGCGGGGTCGGCCACCAGCCCTGGCTGTTGAGCGAGCGGATCAGGTCCCGCGGCGTCGCCGTTACCGAGCCCGCGTTGAGATCGGAGCCGACCATTCCGCCGCTGACGAAAAAGCGCGGCAGCGGTGCCGCATTGGCCGCCAGCAGAGGCGAATCCTTCGTCGCCTCGGCGACGGGCAACGCCTTCAGCGCTTCATATTCCTGTCGCAGGCGGGGAACGTCGATAGAGCGGAACGCCGAATAGTGGCCGAGCGTCGCCTCGGGACTATAATCCCAATAATATTCGCCGTTGACCACGTTCGAGCCGCGGCGGTGGACATAGATCGGCTTGTTGGTGCCGATCTCGACGAACGTCGGGAAGCGGCGATTGCCCTTGCCTTGGCTGTCGGGAAGGCGAACGCTGTCGAGCCAGTCGAGCGCCTCGGGAATGCGGGAGAGGAACCGGCCGTCGCCGGTCATCCGATAGAAGTTCATCAACTGCTCGACATTGTCGGCGGTCGATGCGGTATGCAGCGCATTGGGCTCGTAGGTCCTCGCCGCGGCCGGCTTGAGGTCGAGCGTATATTGCAGCCCCCAACCGGCTTGCGGCGCCGGCTGCTGGGTGAGTAGATAGACGTTCATCCCGCGCGTGATCGCATCCAGCACCCGGGTGTCGCCGAGATGCTGATAGGCCATCAGCAGGAACTTGACGTTCTCCGCGGCGACTTCGTCGTTGAACGTGATGTAGCTCT
The nucleotide sequence above comes from Sphingosinicella sp. BN140058. Encoded proteins:
- a CDS encoding aminotransferase; translation: MNPLFANTPTSIFAAMSTLAVEHGAVNLGQGFPDFGWPDDVVGRAADALLHESNQYAPMLGLPMLREAVATHYRAHQRLEIAPADVTVTSGATEALAAAILALVEPGDEVLLFQPLYDAYLPMVLRAGGVPRFIRLAPPDWRITEAALAAAFTPRTRLVIFNNPHNPSARVFDETELGLLAAACVRHDAVALTDEVWEHVVFDGRTLRPLASLPGMAERTVKVGSAGKIFSLTGWKVGWIVAPPDLAVPISKAHQFLAYATPPNLQAAVGYGLGKDMTTFETMRRTFAASRDDLVARLTAGGFSLLPAEGTYFVCVDLPASGIALDDASFCDRIVRDFRVAAIPLSPFYAEDPVTSIIRLCFAKKPETIAAGADALIAARAALA
- a CDS encoding DUF72 domain-containing protein: MSAGTIRVGIGGWDYEPWRETFYPPKLAKTKQLEYAAQHVTAIEINATYYKLQSPASYEKWAKAVPDGFKFALKGSRYCSNRRVLGESGEGIERFCNQGFTELGDKLGPIVWQLMATKKFDPDDFRAFLDLLPRKVAGVTLQHAVEPRHESFRDPAFVAMMREAGVAIVFGDGEEFPCVPDLSGDLVYARLLGARSDEPQGYAPAELDRWAEVARGWAGGTCPPDYPYSAKEPAAGPRDVYVFMINGAKERAPAAAMALLERL
- a CDS encoding pectate lyase: MILKARFLALALLASVSLAPAPGAAQSRPEIEKAMKRATTFMVEKASSHGGYVWSYLPDMSRRWGEIEATPNMIWVQPPGTATMGHLFLDAYHATGDDYYYQAAEKVAGALVRGQHRSGGWHYFIDFGGPAATRHWYETIGKNAWRMEEFQHYADNSTFDDMGTSEAAQFLLRIYLEKQDPKYRPALEKAVNFVLESQYPVGGWPQRWPFDPNYPGYQSYITFNDEVAAENVKFLLMAYQHLGDTRVLDAITRGMNVYLLTQQPAPQAGWGLQYTLDLKPAAARTYEPNALHTASTADNVEQLMNFYRMTGDGRFLSRIPEALDWLDSVRLPDSQGKGNRRFPTFVEIGTNKPIYVHRRGSNVVNGEYYWDYSPEATLGHYSAFRSIDVPRLRQEYEALKALPVAEATKDSPLLAANAAPLPRFFVSGGMVGSDLNAGSVTATPRDLIRSLNSQGWWPTPLKATSNPYKGDGSATPAPGDFRSTHVGDDTDTSPYTTDHPVTGISTATYMANMVKLMGALGTQR
- a CDS encoding multicopper oxidase family protein, coding for MVKQRACLWLAGAAACAFAWGAPAAAQDDDRLVVNPPELGAAPDAPSKLLLSQPGLAGGKERLLNLDIVYRDGEIFNPATGAWDKVHLRAYADPTDPPPPPRAAFVSPMIVAAPGETVRIALNNRLPADASCATGDHHINIPHCFNGTNLHSHGLWVNPSGNGDNVLLSINPGVKFQYEYNIPADHPAGTFWYHTHRHGSTALQVSSGMAGALIIRGDRPPTSQANGDLDTLLRDMKEQVLVFQQIQYYCLNDPAQRDTKANETYDCPAGQAGRIESYAPFGPGSWAASGRFTSINGEVLPTIAAAQGEIQRWRMIHGGVRDTIALQFRALKPGVARPDRLAAPQMDAWVKQNCTGAPVPYQLVAADGLTMAAAQETRLATFQPGYRFDALVTLPESRDYCALDIETPEAGSVGNDDVPQRLLGIVSVRPGTATGGDIRGYVQKALIDRARRLMPPDVRDGVIADLAADLRFSRFVPHPDVGDKEVTGYQNLTFNIDVSTQSTMFEVGSQDYEPRPYDPNRVDRQLNLGAVEQWSLQSQFVSHPFHIHVNPFQIVSILDPNGKDVSVPGAVDDIGGKPADPQYPGLKGVWKDTLMIKSLLPGSSVGKAGGVYTITVRTRYQRYIGEFVLHCHILDHEDQGMMQNVAIVLPAGEVGAPGNQLQDQGPGHH
- a CDS encoding alpha/beta hydrolase — translated: MAGLAAAGTARAQGGSDRRPPDPGETIHLWPNGAPGEDRVTVTPEVTERSTSPDYHDRFAAYTRDPRMMVYRPAKPNGAAMLLIPGGGYRYSVLDKEGTEIALPFSKAGITCFVLLYRLPADGWTAGHDAPLQDAQRALRIIRGRAAEFGIDPKRVGVLGASAGGHLAAWLSTGAHYQVYQPVDRLDTVSAKPDFSLLLYPVIAMAEPHVHAGSRKELLGASPTPQQIAAYSPYLQVRADTPPAFLVHAYDDGGVPIENSFLYAAALRAAKVPVETHYFEEGGHGFGIRQTKDLPAAAWPDLFLAWAARRGYLGASTSARAR
- a CDS encoding cupin domain-containing protein, encoding MLILALALAAAPPMVVIDERKVVREEAPPHGAIGMSTAYRISDAAPARKMEFRKRVLHKGAAIGLHPIAHDEVYYVLSGEGEVESDGVKARLIPGMTAYLYDGANVGIRQLGDAPLALIVSYPLEQRTAAPKP
- a CDS encoding alpha/beta fold hydrolase, whose amino-acid sequence is MKRVPLLIAAALAASPAAAETLGANLEHFDYPYPVRWFDTESQGGAVRMAYLDVAPTAAANGRTIVLLHGKNFCAATWGETARALAATGYRVIVPDQIGFCKSSKPAGYQYSFHSLAELTRRLLDRAGAGAVTLIGHSTGGMLAVRFALLHPDRVSQLVLVNPLGLNDTLAEGVPYADLGTLRAEEAKTDARSIKAYQLRNYYHGEWRPAYDRWVAMLAGQYASPNGDIVREAQARLSDMIQTQPVAAELPRLTMPTALIIGQRDLTAFRGGTAPDPAQVRTVPQAAEDAVKHIPGARLVRLDGLGHSPQVEDPARFQRALAEVLAPR